Proteins encoded within one genomic window of Glandiceps talaboti chromosome 3, keGlaTala1.1, whole genome shotgun sequence:
- the LOC144432646 gene encoding putative HIT-like protein Synpcc7942_1390 isoform X2, translated as MCTTGSDHATSPARRFVQNGSLQKAFFLFAGLVFGCLAMRLMYSTSDSCGSSSDEVIKAKAAASARNRFGDREPTIFSKIIDKSLPADIIHEDDLCVAFQSNNPLAPVHFLVVPKDPLPALEMADDDDTQLLGHMLNVARKTAVKEGLDNGYRVVINDGPDGAQSVYHLHIHVLGGRQMGWPPG; from the exons ATGTGTACAACTGGTTCTGATCATGCCACTTCGCCCGCAAGACGTTTCGTTCAAAACGGTTCACTGCAGAAGGCATTCTTCCTCTTCGCTGGATTGGTATTTGGTTGCTTAGCAATGAGATTG ATGTACAGTACGTCAGACTCCTGTGGTAGCAGCAGTGATGAGGTCATCAAGGCAAAAGCTGCAGCTAGTGCCAGGAATAGATTTGGAGACAGAGAGCCAACAATATTCAGTAAAATTATAGATAAAAGTCTCCCAGCAGATATCATCCATGAAGACGATTTG TGCGTTGCATTCCAAAGTAACAATCCGTTGGCACCTGTTCACTTCCTGGTTGTTCCTAAGGATCCTCTTCCAGCATTAGAAATGGCGGATGATGATGACACACAG TTACTTGGTCATATGTTAAATGTAGCCAGGAAAACAGCTGTAAAAGAAGGCTTAGACAATGGTTATAGAGTTG TAATTAATGATGGTCCCGATGGTGCTCAATCTGTATATCACTTACACATCCATGTCTTGGGTGGACGACAGATGGGATGGCCACCAGGATAA
- the LOC144432646 gene encoding putative HIT-like protein Synpcc7942_1390 isoform X1, which produces MCTTGSDHATSPARRFVQNGSLQKAFFLFAGLVFGCLAMRLMYSTSDSCGSSSDEVIKAKAAASARNRFGDREPTIFSKIIDKSLPADIIHEDDLCLAFRDVNPQAPKHFLVIPKVPIPGISQADDSDNELLGHMLNVARKTAVKEGLDNGYRVVINDGPDGAQSVYHLHIHVLGGRQMGWPPG; this is translated from the exons ATGTGTACAACTGGTTCTGATCATGCCACTTCGCCCGCAAGACGTTTCGTTCAAAACGGTTCACTGCAGAAGGCATTCTTCCTCTTCGCTGGATTGGTATTTGGTTGCTTAGCAATGAGATTG ATGTACAGTACGTCAGACTCCTGTGGTAGCAGCAGTGATGAGGTCATCAAGGCAAAAGCTGCAGCTAGTGCCAGGAATAGATTTGGAGACAGAGAGCCAACAATATTCAGTAAAATTATAGATAAAAGTCTCCCAGCAGATATCATCCATGAAGACGATTTG TGTTTAGCATTCCGTGATGTAAATCCACAAGCTCCCAAACATTTCTTGGTGATTCCTAAGGTTCCTATCCCGGGCATCAGTCAAGCTGATGATTCTGACAATGAG TTACTTGGTCATATGTTAAATGTAGCCAGGAAAACAGCTGTAAAAGAAGGCTTAGACAATGGTTATAGAGTTG TAATTAATGATGGTCCCGATGGTGCTCAATCTGTATATCACTTACACATCCATGTCTTGGGTGGACGACAGATGGGATGGCCACCAGGATAA
- the LOC144432646 gene encoding putative HIT-like protein Synpcc7942_1390 isoform X3, protein MFVRSHSSRRMLFQMATALALAPRVTIAHQMYSTSDSCGSSSDEVIKAKAAASARNRFGDREPTIFSKIIDKSLPADIIHEDDLCLAFRDVNPQAPKHFLVIPKVPIPGISQADDSDNELLGHMLNVARKTAVKEGLDNGYRVVINDGPDGAQSVYHLHIHVLGGRQMGWPPG, encoded by the exons ATGTTCGTCCGAAGTCACAGTAGCCGTCGTATGTTATTTCAGATGGCCACAGCGCTTGCTTTGGCCCCAAGAGTTACCATTGCCCATCAG ATGTACAGTACGTCAGACTCCTGTGGTAGCAGCAGTGATGAGGTCATCAAGGCAAAAGCTGCAGCTAGTGCCAGGAATAGATTTGGAGACAGAGAGCCAACAATATTCAGTAAAATTATAGATAAAAGTCTCCCAGCAGATATCATCCATGAAGACGATTTG TGTTTAGCATTCCGTGATGTAAATCCACAAGCTCCCAAACATTTCTTGGTGATTCCTAAGGTTCCTATCCCGGGCATCAGTCAAGCTGATGATTCTGACAATGAG TTACTTGGTCATATGTTAAATGTAGCCAGGAAAACAGCTGTAAAAGAAGGCTTAGACAATGGTTATAGAGTTG TAATTAATGATGGTCCCGATGGTGCTCAATCTGTATATCACTTACACATCCATGTCTTGGGTGGACGACAGATGGGATGGCCACCAGGATAA